A single genomic interval of Arachis duranensis cultivar V14167 chromosome 7, aradu.V14167.gnm2.J7QH, whole genome shotgun sequence harbors:
- the LOC107459956 gene encoding boron transporter 4 — MESLKSPFKGVVNDIRARSFHYKQDWSSAMHSGFGILAPTTYIFFASALPVIAFGEQISRDTDGSLSTVETLASTAICGFIHSIFGGQPLLVLGVAEPTIIMYTYLYNFAKDRDGLGQQLFLAWAGWVCVWTALLLFLLAIFNAGNIINRFTRIAGELFGMLITVLFIQQAIKGMVSEFKVPKEGNPTLEKYQFHWLYANGLLGIIFTFGLLYTSLKSRRARSWLYGTGWFRNFIADYGVPLMVVLWTTLSFTVPSKVPSGVPRRLVSPLAWDSTSLHHWTVIKDMGKISPTYIFAAFIPAIMIAGLYFFDHSVASQLAQQKEFNLKKPSAYHYDILLLGFMTLLCGLIGLPPSNGVLPQSPMHTKSLAVLKKQLIRRKMVKSAKESIKQKASKSEIYGNLQAVFIEMDSTQDNHSVAKELAELKEIVLNGEDKGENKESTFDPEKHIDAYLPVRVNEQRVSNLLQSLLVGASVFAMPAIKKIPTSVLWGYFAYMAIDSLPGNQFWERILLLFVTPSRWYKLLEGDHASFVESVPFKHIMLFTLFQCVYFLVCFGVTWIPIAGILFPLPFFVLITLRQHILPKFFIPHHLRELDAAEYEEIAGAPRLSLNMSFKEVESPIVGSREKDDAEMLDELTTSRGEVKVRTFSFNEERQSQVYPDERVSEMDPHSHNDRERQ, encoded by the exons TTTCTTTGCTTCTGCGCTTCCTGTTATTGCATTTGGGGAGCAAATAAGTAGAGACACAG ATGGAAGTTTGAGTACAGTGGAAACACTGGCTTCTACTGCCATATGTGGATTTATACACTCAATATTTGGTGGTCAACCTCTGCTTGTACTTGGTGTTGCTGAGCCAACCATCATCATGTATACATATTTATACAACTTTGCCAAAGATAGAGATGGTTTGGGACAACAACTCTTTTTGGCTTGGGCAGGATG GGTTTGTGTTTGGACTGCTCTCTTGTTATTTCTTCTAGCAATATTCAATGCTGGAAATATCATCAATAGATTTACAAGGATTGCTGGTGAGCTTTTTGGAATGTTGATTACAGTCTTGTTCATTCAACAGGCTATTAAG GGAATGGTGAGTGAGTTTAAGGTTCCTAAGGAGGGAAACCCAACACTGGAAAAGTATCAGTTTCATTGGTTGTATGCTAATGGATTACTGGGTATTATATTCACCTTTGGCCTTCTCTATACTTCCTTAAAAAGCAGAAGAGCAAGGTCATGGTTATATGGAACAG GTTGGTTCAGAAATTTCATTGCAGATTATGGGGTGCCTCTCATGGTGGTTCTCTGGACAACCTTATCATTCACAGTACCAAGTAAAGTTCCTTCTGGAGTTCCAAGAAGACTTGTTTCTCCTCTTGCTTGGGATTCCACATCTTTGCATCATTGGACTGTCATCAAA GACATGGGCAAGATTTCACCAACATATATATTTGCTGCTTTTATTCCTGCCATAATGATAGCAGGGCTTTATTTCTTTGATCACAGTGTTGCTTCACAGTTAGCACAGCAGAAGGAATTCAACTTAAAGAAGCCTTCTGCATATCACTATGACATATTGCTACTAGGATTCATG ACTTTGCTTTGTGGATTAATTGGCCTGCCTCCTTCAAATGGAGTTCTGCCTCAATCCCCTATGCACACCAAGAGCCTGGCTGTTCTCAAGAAACAG TTGATAAGAAGAAAGATGGTTAAAAGTGCCAAAGAAAGCATAAAGCAGAAAGCAAGCAAATCAGAAATCTATGGGAATCTGCAGGCTGTGTTTATAGAAATGGATAGCACTCAAGAT AACCATTCAGTGGCCAAAGAACTAGCTGAACTAAAAGAGATTGTCCTAAATGGTGAAGATAAAGGAGAAAACAAGGAGAGTACATTTGATCCTGAGAAACACATTGATGCATATCTACCAGTGAGAGTAAATGAGCAGAGAGTGAGCAATCTCTTACAATCACTCCTTGTTGGAGCATCAGTGTTTGCTATGCCTGCCATAAAAAAGATTCCAACTTCAGTTCTATGGGGATACTTTGCATACATGGCCATTGATAGTCTTCCAGGGAATCAATTCTGGGAAAGAATACTACTACTCTTTGTGACACCTAGTAGGTGGTACAA GTTGTTGGAAGGGGATCATGCTTCTTTTGTTGAGTCAGTACCATTCAAACATATAATGTTATTCACACTGTTCCAATGTGTGTATTTCTTGGTTTGTTTTGGAGTGACATGGATTCCTATAGCTGGAATATTGTTTCCCTTGCCTTTCTTTGTGTTGATCACACTGAGGCAGCATATTCTCCCAAAATTCTTCATTCCTCACCATTTAAGGGAACTAGATGCTGCTGAATATGAAGAAATAGCAGGTGCTCCAAGATTGAGTCTCAACATGTCTTTTAAG GAGGTGGAATCACCTATTGTTGGATCAAGAGAAAAAGATGATGCTGAAATGTTAGATGAGTTAACTACTAGCAGAGGAGAGGTGAAGGTCAGAACTTTTAGCTTCAATGAAGAAAGACAAAGCCAG GTTTATCCAGATGAAAGAGTGAGTGAAATGGATCCACACTCACACAATGATAGGGAGAGGCAATGA